CAGAATGGTTTCCAGGTCTTTGCCCAATTGGTCCACCGTATAGGTGTCCACGGGCGCGGCGCTGGACTGGCCGTGGCCGCGCTGGTCGTAGAACACCATCCGGACCTGATCACCCCACCGGGATGCCAGTGCCGCACGCTGAAAATGGAACGATCCCATCTGCAGGCAGAATCCGTGCGCGAACACCACGGTCAAGGGAGCGGTGGTGGGTCCGACCTCGCGCACCACCAGCGGGATACCGTCCGGGGTGGTCACCACACAACCACGGTCGGCGTCGAGCAGCCCGAAATCCTCACGCTGATAGACATCTTCGGCACCGGACCGCTGCCCGAACGAACGAGCCGCCGAGACGCCGGCGACCGTGCCGACGGCGCCGAGACCGGCGACGCCGGCCAGCAGACCGGCGCGCTTGCCGACACCGAGGCCCGGATGGTCTGCCTTGCGCGCCAACCGCGCAGCGCTCTTCTCGGCGCGGCGGGCCAGCCGCTGATCGATGCCGCGCGGCTTGGGACTCTTCTCCCCGTCACTGCCCATCTGCGCCGGGCTCCCGATATGTGCGCACCACGCGTCCGCGCGGGCTGGTCACCACCTCGTAGTGGATGGTGCCGAGCAGGTCGGCCCAATCCTGGGCGGTCTGTTCACCGGATGTGCCCGGGCCGAACAGGATCGCCTCGTCCCCGGCGGCAGCTCCGGGATCGCCGGGACCGAGATCGACGACGAACTGGTCCATGCAGACCCGCCCGACACTGCGCCGCAGCCGCCCGTTGATCAGGATGTCGATGCGGCCGCCGAGTGTGCGATACAGCCCGTCGGCGTACCCGATGGGCAGCAACGCCAGATTGGTGTCCCGCTCCGCGATCCAGGTGTGGCCGTAGGACACACCGTCACCGGCCTTGACCGGCTTGACCATTGCCACGGTGCAGCGAAGCGTCATCGCTGGGCGCAAGCCCATGTCGCCGCGCTCCGGGATGGGGCTCAGCCCGTACACCGCGATGCCGGGGCGGACCATGTCGAAACCCAAGTCCGGCCTGGTCATCGCCGACGGCGAGTTGGACAGGTGCGCGACGTCGAATTCGATTCCGCGCGAACGCGCTTCGGCGATCATCGCGGTAAAGCGCTGCGCCTGAAGGTCGTTGAGTGGATCGTCGGGTACGTCACCGTTGGCAAGGTGCGACATGATGCCCCGCAGCCGGATCGCGTCGGCGGCCGCAGCGCGCTGGAGTTCGGCCAGCAGGGCCGGGTAGTCGGCGGCGCTGACCC
This is a stretch of genomic DNA from Mycobacterium sp. ELW1. It encodes these proteins:
- the alr gene encoding alanine racemase yields the protein MTMHTTSLTPSTHTQVWRPGAEAIVDLEAIAHNVRVLREHAGSPQVMAVVKADAYGHGAVAAGRAAVGAGAAELGVATIDEALTLRQGGITAPVLAWLHPPGTDFAPALTADVGVAVSSVHQVGAVLDAVERTGRTAEVTVKVDTGLNRNGVSAADYPALLAELQRAAAADAIRLRGIMSHLANGDVPDDPLNDLQAQRFTAMIAEARSRGIEFDVAHLSNSPSAMTRPDLGFDMVRPGIAVYGLSPIPERGDMGLRPAMTLRCTVAMVKPVKAGDGVSYGHTWIAERDTNLALLPIGYADGLYRTLGGRIDILINGRLRRSVGRVCMDQFVVDLGPGDPGAAAGDEAILFGPGTSGEQTAQDWADLLGTIHYEVVTSPRGRVVRTYREPGADGQ